AAGAACAGTAGTATGGACGATGTGAATTTCCTTACTCCATCCACCATACCCGTCAGCTGACATGCACCAATCACTTCACCTACTTCCTcggctgggtagcctagtggttagagctttggactaataaccgaaaaGTTGCTAAATCGattcaccgagctgacaaggtaaaaaatctgtcgttctgcccctgaacaaggcagttaacccactgttcctaggccgtcattgaaaataagaatttgttcttaactgacttgcctggttaaataaaggtaaaataaaaatatataatctgcATGCGCCACCCAAGAGCTAAACCCTCGTGGACAGGCGCCCTGCTTTGGAAATCCGTGCACAAAACCTTACATTCAAATGTCTTTTTGAGGCGCAAAGCATCATGCTCCTTCTGCCCCAGCGGACACACCCAAAACATCTGAATTAAGCCCCAGGAGGACATTCCCCCGTTGACCTACTAACACGCTCATTGACCACTATCATGCTCCTTCTGCCCCAGTGGACACACCCAAAACATCTGAATTAAGCCCCAGGAGGACATTCCCCCGTTGACCTACTAACACGCTCATTGACCACTAAAGGTCTCTTCCAGATCTATCAAAAAGGCTCTGATCTTACATTTAgcctgtgactgtgactgaactGAGGAgtcaaaacaataaaaaaaaaaaaaaaaaacgtctacacacacacacaccacgtaaCTCAATGATTTTAATGAACCAATGTTTCTGTACACAGTGAATTTGGAGGAGGGGGGTGGAATGTTCATATATAATAAATTAAAACCAAATTCAGAATCTGTAGAACTGGATTCAAGCACAGATGTGGGAAAAGAGGTCACTGGAACGCAGGACGCTGTGACTGCGTCGTTGGCTcacattcaacaaatctgatcCAACCAAGTGGATATATTCGTCCAATCCGTTGTGTGATTTGTGATGTAACAGGCCCACAAAGTGGTTTCGAAATATTTGTCTGTTTCCTCTGCATGACACATTTTTGAAGTTGTCCCTTTCCCTGTTGAGAAGAAGTAACTGCTGAACGCTAACATCCTGGCTCTTATGAGCTTGTAGCATCAACGATCTGTGTTCGTCAAAGTCCTTTTGTTactgtaatgcagttgatttgGTGATGATGACAGGAATATGTGTTAggggttgacatccatacaaACATTATACTCTGATTCTTACCTCAACATATAGTGAGGGGACCATGAGGAGATTCGGGATCTTTCCCCCCATGGCATCTTTCTCCCACCTGTGTCCATGGCATCTTTCTCCCACCTGTGTCCATGGCATCTTTCTCCCACCTGTGTCCATGGCATCTTTCTCCCACCTGTGTCCATGGCATCTTTCTCCCACCTGTGTCCATGGCATCTTTCTCCCACCTGTGTCCATGGCATCTTTCTCCCACCTGTGTCCATGGCATCTTTCTCCCACCTGTGTCCATGGCATCTTTCTCCCACCTGTGTCCATGGCATCTTTCTCCCACCTGTGTCCATGGCATCTTTCTCCCACCTGTGTCCATGGCATCTTTCTCCCACCTGTGTCCATGGCATCTTTCTCCCACCTGTGTCCATGGCATCTTTCTCCCACCTGTGTCCATGGCATCTTTCTCCCACCTGTGTCCATGGCATCTTTCTCCCACCTGTGTCCATGGCATCTTTCTCCCACCTGTGTCCATGGCATCTTTCTCCCACCTGTGTCCATGGCATCTTTCTCCCACCTGTGTCCATGGCATCTTTCTCCCACCTGTGTCCATGGCATCTTTCTCCCACCTGTGTCCATGGCATCTTTCTCCCACCTGTGTCCATGGCATCTTTCTCCCACCTGTGTCCATGGCATCTTTCTCCCACCTGTGTCCATGGCATCTTTCTCCCACCTGTGTCCATGGCATCTTTCTCCCACCTGTGTCCATGGCATCTTTCTCCCACCTGTGTCCATGGCATCTTTCTCCCACCTGTATCCATGGCATCTTTCTCCCACCTGTGTCCATGGCATCTTTCTCCCACCTGTGTCCATGGCATCTTTCTCCCACCTGTGTCCATGGCATCTTTCTCCCACCTGTGTCCATGGCATCTTTCTCCCACCTGTGTCCATGGCATCTTTCTCCCACCTGTGTCCATGGCATCTTTCTCCCACCTGTATCCATGGCATCTTTCTCCCACCTGTATCCATGGCATCTTTCTCCCACCTGTATCCATGGCATTTCTATTGTTTTGGTCGAGTTCCATTCACCTCTTTAccgcatatatattatatatatagaaTAGACAGGTGTCATAATGCCTAGTGCCAGAGGAGTCCAGCAGCGGAACTTTGGACTTTTCTGAGTTTATGGAAGGTTCTGGAACTGATCCTGGGGAGGCAGATGGATCTGGAACTTTGTGCTGTTCAGATTTATTTGAGGATTCTGGAACTGATCCTGGGGAGGCAGATGGATCTGGAACTTTGTGCTGTTCAGATTTATTTGAGGATTCTGGAACTGATCCTGGGGAGGCAGATGGATCTGGAACTTTGTGCTGTTCAGATTTATTTGAGGATTCTGGAACTGATCCTGGGGAGGCAGATGGATCTGGAACTTGGTGCTGTTCAGATGTATTTGAGGGTTCTGGAACTGATCCTGGGAAGGCAGATGGATCTGGAACTTTGTGCTGTTCAGATTTATTTGAGGGTTCTGGAACTGATCCTGGGGAGGCAGATTGGTACACACTTCACCTGTTGCGTGTGATTTCTGGTGCACTTTCAATGTTCCTGTTCTAGCAAAGCTCTTTCCACATTCTCCACAGATGtacggcttctctcctgtgtgtgttcgcaTGTGATCTTTCAGGTGTTGCGAATGAGCGAATTTCTTCTCACACTGATCGCAGATATGAGGTTTCTCTCCGGTGTGCATTCGCAGGTGTGCTTTGAGTTGTTGCGAATGAGCGAATCCCTTCTCACACTGATCACAGACAAacggcttctctccagtgtgtgttctcaTGTGGGATTTCAGGTGTTGTGGTTGAGTGAATTTCCTctcacactgatcacagctaaatggcttctctcctgtgtgcgtTCGCAGGTGTTCTTTCAGGTGTTGCGAATGACCAAAtttcttcccacattgatcacagccgtaaggtttctctccagtgtgcatTCTCTGGTGAACTTTCAACCTGCCTGATTCACGGAAGCTCTTCCCACACCGGTCACAGCAGTACGGTTTCTCTCCTGTATGAGTCAGCTTATGTTTAATCAGGGTTCCTGACAGAGCAAAACTTTTCCCACATAGATCACAGctgtaaggcttctctcctgtgtgtgtcctccgATGGTTAGCCAGGGTATGTGATTCAAAGAAACTCTTCCCACAATCCGCACAGctgtaaggcttctctccagcATGTTGTTTTCGCTTGTGCTTTGCCAGGGATCCCGGATTGACAAAGCTCTGCCCACACTGATCACAGACAtacggtttctctcctgtgtgcgaACGACGGTGGCTGGCCAGTAGGCCTGACTGAGAAAAGCTCTTCCCACACTTCTCacagctgtagggtttctctccagtgtgtgttcgctGGTGTCGGTTCAGATTGAAGGCTACGTTAAAAGTCTTCCCACATACATCACAGCTATGCGGTTTCTCTCCGGTGTGTGTTCTCAGATGAGTTGCCAGGCTTCCTGACTGTGTGAATGTCTTCCCACACTGACTACAacagtaaggcttctctccagtgtgtgttcgctGAGTCACTTCCGACTGTCGAGGCTTCCCAGCTTCACGGCAGTCTGCAGCGTCCCCATCACCATCAGACTGGCTGGGACTCGAGGACACGCTGCTTGATGCACTGGAGCTCACGGTTACATGTCTACCATCCTCCTGTCTACCATCCTCCTGTCTACCATCCTCCTGTATACCATCCTCCTGTATACCATCCTCCTGTATACCTCTGATGTCCTCTTTCAGTCGGAGTAACCAAGACTTTGAATCCTCATTTTCCCAGATTTCCTCCATGATTTGACGCCGCAGCGTGCGTTCACTGTTTTCTTTACCTTTGAACCGATCCTCGGATCCTATTCCACAACGAACGCACAGGTAACATAAGTTGTCCTTGGTTAGGGTGTATAAACTCTGTTCCAGTCCATCCAACAGCTTGTCCCTCTTTAGACTCATGTTGTCCTGCTGGTGGGAATAACAACAATGCAGTCAATGGcaagacagcaggaagtccaaacactttagatgacctgaaGAAGAAGAcaacagcaggaagtccatacactttagatgacctgtagtagaagagagcaggaagtccatacactttagatgacctgtagaagaagagagcaggaagtccatacactttagatgacctgtagaagaagagagcaggaagtccatacactttagatgacctgtagaagaagagagcaggaagtccatacactttagatgacctgtagtagaagacagcaggaagtccatacactttagatgacctgtagaagaagagagcaggaagtccatacactttagatgacctgtagaagaagagagcaggaagtccatacactttagatgacctgtagtagaagagagcaggaagtccatacactttagatgacctgtagaagaagagagcaggaagtccatacactttagatgacctgtagaagagagcaggaagtccatacactttagatgacctgtagaagagagcaggaagtccatacactttagatgacctgtagaagaagagagcaggaagtccatacactttagatgacctgtagtagaagacagcaggaagtccatacactttagatgacctgtagaagaagagagcaggaagtccatacactttagatgacctgtagtagaagacagcaggaagtccatacactttagatgacctgtagtagaagacagcaggaagtccatacactttagatgacctgtagtagaagagagcaggaagtccatacactttagatgacctgtagtggaagacagcaggaagtccatac
Above is a window of Oncorhynchus keta strain PuntledgeMale-10-30-2019 unplaced genomic scaffold, Oket_V2 Un_contig_28845_pilon_pilon, whole genome shotgun sequence DNA encoding:
- the LOC118381349 gene encoding uncharacterized protein LOC118381349 isoform X3, whose protein sequence is MPWIQVGERCHGYRWEKDAMDTGGRKMPWTQVGERCHGHRWEKDAMDTGGRKMPWTQVGERCHGHRWEKDAMDTGGRKMPWTQVGERCHGHRWEKDAMDTGGRKMPWTQVGERCHGHRWEKDAMDTGGRKMPWTQVGERCHGHRWEKDAMDTGGRKMPWTQVGERCHGHRWEKDAMDTGGRKMPWTQVGERCHGHRWEKDAMDTGGRKMPWTQVGERCHGHRWEKDAMDTGGRKMPWTQVGERCHGHRWEKDAMDTGGRKMPWTQVGERCHGGKDPESPHGPLTIC
- the LOC118381349 gene encoding zinc finger protein ZFP2-like isoform X1; translated protein: MGQDNMSLKRDKLLDGLEQSLYTLTKDNLCYLCVRCGIGSEDRFKGKENSERTLRRQIMEEIWENEDSKSWLLRLKEDIRGIQEDGIQEDGIQEDGRQEDGRQEDGRHVTVSSSASSSVSSSPSQSDGDGDAADCREAGKPRQSEVTQRTHTGEKPYCCSQCGKTFTQSGSLATHLRTHTGEKPHSCDVCGKTFNVAFNLNRHQRTHTGEKPYSCEKCGKSFSQSGLLASHRRSHTGEKPYVCDQCGQSFVNPGSLAKHKRKQHAGEKPYSCADCGKSFFESHTLANHRRTHTGEKPYSCDLCGKSFALSGTLIKHKLTHTGEKPYCCDRCGKSFRESGRLKVHQRMHTGEKPYGCDQCGKKFGHSQHLKEHLRTHTGEKPFSCDQCERKFTQPQHLKSHMRTHTGEKPFVCDQCEKGFAHSQQLKAHLRMHTGEKPHICDQCEKKFAHSQHLKDHMRTHTGEKPYICGECGKSFARTGTLKVHQKSHATGEVCTNLPPQDQFQNPQINLNSTKFQIHLPSQDQFQNPQIHLNSTKFQIHLPPQDQFQNPQINLNSTKFQIHLPPQDQFQNPQINLNSTKFQIHLPPQDQFQNPQINLNSTKFQIHLPPQDQFQNLP
- the LOC118381349 gene encoding zinc finger protein ZFP2-like isoform X2; translated protein: MSLKRDKLLDGLEQSLYTLTKDNLCYLCVRCGIGSEDRFKGKENSERTLRRQIMEEIWENEDSKSWLLRLKEDIRGIQEDGIQEDGIQEDGRQEDGRQEDGRHVTVSSSASSSVSSSPSQSDGDGDAADCREAGKPRQSEVTQRTHTGEKPYCCSQCGKTFTQSGSLATHLRTHTGEKPHSCDVCGKTFNVAFNLNRHQRTHTGEKPYSCEKCGKSFSQSGLLASHRRSHTGEKPYVCDQCGQSFVNPGSLAKHKRKQHAGEKPYSCADCGKSFFESHTLANHRRTHTGEKPYSCDLCGKSFALSGTLIKHKLTHTGEKPYCCDRCGKSFRESGRLKVHQRMHTGEKPYGCDQCGKKFGHSQHLKEHLRTHTGEKPFSCDQCERKFTQPQHLKSHMRTHTGEKPFVCDQCEKGFAHSQQLKAHLRMHTGEKPHICDQCEKKFAHSQHLKDHMRTHTGEKPYICGECGKSFARTGTLKVHQKSHATGEVCTNLPPQDQFQNPQINLNSTKFQIHLPSQDQFQNPQIHLNSTKFQIHLPPQDQFQNPQINLNSTKFQIHLPPQDQFQNPQINLNSTKFQIHLPPQDQFQNPQINLNSTKFQIHLPPQDQFQNLP